From Actinomyces sp. oral taxon 171 str. F0337, one genomic window encodes:
- a CDS encoding PAC2 family protein, whose protein sequence is MRPLFTIQHPADQPISPRVLIHHFEGAMDAGNAGALAVDQLLMTLPSERVATFDIDALVDYRARRPTMTFVHNNYSSVIMPELVLDLLHDDDGQDVLLLHGSEPDYRWDEFVGAVAHLAVSMGVSQAVGMSGVPMAVPHTRPTYVHHHGSQPDLLPNQPELFGHVELPGSMSAYLELRLGELGLDSRGVSAAIPHYVARDEFPQGASALLTAVVQATGLALPVGDLEAAASINRAEINAEAAQQPEVSAVVSALEAQYDAMAPRIAIGEVDASAPILNLPSADEIGARLEAFLEANDSGDLGPQGWNPGRGG, encoded by the coding sequence GTGAGACCACTGTTCACCATCCAGCACCCCGCGGATCAGCCGATCTCCCCGAGGGTCCTCATCCACCACTTCGAGGGCGCCATGGACGCCGGGAACGCCGGCGCTCTGGCCGTCGACCAGCTGCTCATGACGCTCCCCAGCGAGCGTGTCGCCACCTTCGACATCGACGCACTCGTGGACTACCGCGCCAGGCGTCCCACGATGACCTTCGTCCACAACAACTACTCCTCAGTCATCATGCCCGAGCTGGTCCTGGACCTCCTCCATGACGACGACGGTCAGGATGTCCTCCTGCTCCATGGCAGCGAGCCGGACTACCGCTGGGACGAGTTCGTCGGAGCTGTGGCCCACCTGGCCGTCTCCATGGGCGTGAGCCAGGCCGTCGGCATGAGCGGGGTCCCCATGGCCGTGCCCCACACGCGCCCGACCTATGTGCACCATCACGGCAGCCAGCCCGACCTGCTGCCCAACCAGCCCGAGCTCTTCGGACACGTCGAGCTGCCCGGATCGATGTCGGCCTACCTCGAGCTGCGGCTGGGCGAGCTGGGTCTGGACTCCCGAGGAGTCTCGGCCGCGATCCCGCACTACGTGGCCCGTGACGAGTTCCCGCAGGGAGCCTCGGCGCTGCTGACCGCCGTCGTGCAGGCCACCGGCCTGGCGCTGCCAGTGGGCGACCTCGAGGCCGCCGCCAGCATCAACCGCGCCGAGATCAACGCCGAGGCCGCGCAGCAGCCGGAGGTCAGTGCCGTCGTCTCCGCCCTGGAGGCCCAGTACGACGCCATGGCCCCCAGGATCGCCATCGGTGAGGTCGACGCGTCCGCGCCGATCCTCAACCTGCCCAGCGCCGACGAGATCGGTGCCCGTCTGGAGGCGTTCCTGGAGGCCAACGATTCCGGGGACCTGGGGCCCCAGGGCTGGAACCCCGGCCGCGGGGGCTGA